The following proteins are encoded in a genomic region of Ailuropoda melanoleuca isolate Jingjing chromosome 10, ASM200744v2, whole genome shotgun sequence:
- the MARF1 gene encoding meiosis regulator and mRNA stability factor 1 isoform X6 has translation MMEGSGTEDSCSRTPGWLQQNNDAKPWLWKFSNCFSRPEQTLPLSPQTKDYMENKKVAVELKDVPSPLHAGSKLFPAVPLPDIHSLQQPKIQLSPVPKVSCCAHCPNEPSTSPMHFGGGGGGGSGGTGSLIHPGALLDSQSTRTITCQVGSGFAFQSASSLQNASARNNLAGIASDFPSMCLESNLSACKHLPCCGKLHFQSCHGNVHKLHQFPALQGCASAAYFPCSDFTSGAPGHLEEHISQSELTPHLCTNSLHLNVVPPVCLKGSLYCEDCLNKPARNSIIDAAKVWPNIPPPNTQTAPVTIPLCNGCGTKGTGKETTLLLATSLGKASSKFGSPEVALAGQVLENLPPIGVFWDIENCSVPSGRSATAVVQRIREKFFKGHREAEFICVCDISKENKEVIQELNNCQVTVAHINATAKNAADDKLRQSLRRFANTHTAPATVVLVSTDVNFALELSDLRHRHGFHIILVHKNQASEALLHHANELIRFEEFISDLPPRLPLKMPQCHTLLYVYNLPANKDGKSISNRLRRLSDNCGGKVLSITGCSAILRFINQDSAERAQKRMENEDVFGNRIIVSFTPKTRELCETKSSSAIADKAKSPKKLKNPKLCLIKDTSEQSSSAKATPGKGSQANSGSATKNTNVKSLQELCRMESKTGTRNSDSQQGNPRLAAPPHRSLSATAPVPKNSGTAESAYKTNPKKENLCARSVTSSPVEKKDKEETPFQVSYPSAFSKLITSRQVSPLLSAQSWSSRSMSPNLLNRASPLAFNIANPSIGADSSDPFANGADIQISNIDYRLSRKELQQLMQEAFSRHGKVKSVELSPHTDYQLKAVVQMENLQEAISAVNSLHRYKIGSKKILVSLATGAANKSLSLLSAETMSILQDAPACCLPLFKFTDIYEKKFGHKLNVSDLYKLTDTVAIREQGNGRLVCLLPSSQARQSPLGSSQSHDGSSTNCSPIIFEELEYHEPVCRQHCSNKDFSEHEFDPDSYKIPFVILSLKTFAPQVHSLLQTHEGTVPLLSFPDCYAAEFGDLEAVQENQGGVPLEHLITCVPGVNIATAQNGVKVVKWIHNKPPPPNTDPWLLRSKSPVGNPQLIQFSREVIDLLKSQPSCVIPISNFIPSYHHHFAKQCRVSDYGYSKLIELLEAVPHVLQILGMGSKRLLTLTHRAQVKRFTQDLLKLLKSQASKQVIVREFSQAYHWCFSKDWDVTEYGVCELIDIVSEIPDTTICLSQQDNEMVICIPKRERTQDEIERTKQFSKDVVDLLRHQPHFRMPFNKFIPSYHHHFGRQCKLAYYGFTKLLELFEAIPDILQVLECGEEKILTLTEVERFKALAAQFVKLLRSQKDNCLMMTDLLTEYAKTFGYTFRLQDYDVSSISALTQKLCHVVKIADMESGKQIQLINRKSLRALTAQLLVLLMSWEGTAHLSVDELKRHYETTHSVPLNPCEYGFMTLTELLKSLPYLVEVFTNEKTEECVKLTSLYLFAKNVRSLLHTYHYQQLFLHEFSMAYTKYVGETLQPKTYGYSSVEELLGAIPQVVWIKGHGHKRIVVLKNDMKSRLSSLGLAPTHPENQPSATEHIPAVPESGIAVELELGAGSDGPHQTDQELLRLTNDSPVDLLCAPVPSCLPSPQLRPDPVILQSADLIQFEEHPPEPPEIMSLNQEEKIEIPVPVKNHNPASDSGSSGISAAVPVPPCPSSETSESLPSKDPVESPAKKQPKNRVKLAANFSFAPITKL, from the exons AAAGATTACATGGAGAACAAGAAAGTTGCTGTGGAATTAAAGGATGTGCCATCTCCCCTTCATGCTGGCTCTAAACTTtttccagcagtcccacttccaGATATCCATTCTCTTCAGCAACCTAAAATACAGCTTTCACCTGTCCCCAAAGTAAGCTGCTGTGCTCATTGCCCTAATGAACCCTCCACGTCGCCAATGCATtttggtggtggcggtggtggcggGAGCGGAGGTACCGGTAGCTTGATTCACCCGGGCGCACTGTTAGACTCGCAGAGCACCAGGACCATCACGTGTCAGGTAGGGTCAGGGTTCGCTTTCCAGTCTGCGTCTTCGCTCCAGAATGCCTCAGCTAGGAACAATTTGGCCGGCATTGCAAGTGACTTTCCCAGCATGTGTCTCGAAAGTAATCTCTCTGCCTGCAAACACCTGCCCTGTTGCGGAAAGCTTCATTTCCAGTCATGCCATGGTAATGTGCACAAGCTGCATCAGTTCCCGGCTCTCCAGGGCTGCGCCTCTGCTGCCTATTTCCCCTGTTCTGATTTCACAAGCGGGGCTCCAGGGCATTTGGAAGAGCACATTTCACAGTCGGAGCTAACGCCTCACTTGTGCACCAATTCTTTGCACCTAAATGTGGTACCTCCGGTTTGTTTAAAGGGCTCACTTTACTGCGAAGACTGTCTAAACAAG ccGGCAAGAAATAGTATAATTGATGCTGCTAAAGTCTGGCCAAATATACCACCTCCAAATACTCAAACTGCACCTGTTACTATTCCTCTGTGTAATGGCTGTGGAACCAAAGGAACAGGGAAGGAGACCACGTTGTTATTGGCGACCAGTCTAGGCAAAGCTTCTTCGAAATTTG GGTCACCAGAAGTTGCGCTAGCCGGACAGGTGCTGGAAAACTTACCCCCGATTGGAGTTTTTTGGGATATTGAAAACTGTTCCGTTCCCTCTGGCCGCTCAGCTACTGCTGTTGTACAGAGAATCCGTGAGAAGTTTTTTAAAGGCCACAGAGAAGCCGAATTCATCTGTGTGTGTGACattagtaaagaaaacaaagaagttatTCAAGAGCTGAATAATTGCcag GTAACTGTTGCCCACATCAACGCTACCGCAAAGAATGCGGCTGACGATAAGCTCCGCCAGAGTCTCCGAAGATTCGCAAACACGCACACTGCTCCAGCCACTGTGGTTCTTGTGTCGA CTGATGTCAATTTTGCATTGGAACTCAGTGACCTGAGACACAGGCATGGTTTCCACATAATTTTGGTCCATAAAAACCAGGCCTCAGAAGCGCTGCTGCATCATGCTAATGAGCTGATCAGATTCGAAGAGTTCATTTCCGACCTGCCCCCCAGGTTACCACTAAAAATGCCA CAGTGCCACACTCTGCTCTATGTTTATAACCTACCAGCAAATAAAGATGGCAAGAGCATCAGCAACAGGCTCAGGCGCCTGTCTGATAATTGTGGTGGGAAAGTGCTGAGTATCACAGGCTGCAGTGCGATTCTCCGCTTCATAAACCAAGATAGTGCGGAACGGGCTCAGAAGCGAATGGAAAATGAAGATGTCTTTGGTAATAGGATCATTGTGTCATTTACTCCAAAAACTAGAGAACTCTGTGAGACAAAGAGTTCCAGTGCAATTGCCGATAAAGCGAAGTCTCCCAAAAAACTTAAGAATCCAAAATTGTGCCTCATCAAAGATACAAGTGAACAATCTTCCAGTGCCAAAGCCACGCCTGGAAAAGGGTCGCAGGCAAATTCTGGATCTGCtacaaaaaacacaaatgttaAAAGTTTACAG GAGCTGTGCCGCATGGAGTCGAAGACCGGCACTAGAAACAGTGACTCCCAGCAAGGTAACCCGAGGCTGGCGGCACCTCCTCACAGAAGCTTGAGTGCCACAGCACCGGTGCCCAAAAACTCGGGGACAGCAGAATCTGCTTACAAAACCAATCCAAA AAAAGAGAACCTCTGTGCCCGAAGTGTCACCAGTTCTCCCgtagagaaaaaagacaaagaggagacCCCATTCCAAGTGAGTTACCCATCGGCTTTTAGCAAGTTGATCACATCAAGGCAAGTCAGTCCTCTGCTCTCCGCACAGTCGTGGTCCTCTCG GAGTATGTCTCCAAACCTTTTAAACAGAGCGTCCCCACTTGCTTTCAACATTGCAAATCCGAGCATTGGTGCCGACAGCTCAGACCCGTTTGCAAATGGCGCTGACATCCAGATCAGCAACATTGACTACAGATTGTCCCGGAAGGAGCTGCAGCAGCTCATGCAGGAAGCGTTTTCCAGGCACGGCAAG GTGAAGAGTGTTGAGCTCAGCCCCCATACAGATTATCAGCTCAAGGCTGTTGTTCAGATGGAGAACTTACAAGAAGCAATCAGTGCGGTGAATAGCCTCCACAGATACAAAATTGGCAGCAAGAAGATCCTGGTCTCACTTGCCACAGGAGCTGCTAATAAATCACTCTCTTTACTGAG TGCAGAAACAATGTCTATTCTTCAGGATGCTCCTGCCTGCTGTctgcctctttttaaatttacagatatctatgaaaaaaa GTTTGGACACAAGTTGAATGTGTCagatttatataaattaacaGACACAGTCGCAATCCGTGAACAAGGGAATGGCAGACTGGTGTGTCTCCTACCCAGCAGTCAGGCCCGGCAGAGCCCCTTGGGGTCTTCCCAGTCGCATGACGGCTCTTCGACGAATTGCAGCCCAATTATATTTGAAGAGTTAGAGTATCACGAGCCTGTCTGCAGACAGCATTGTTCCAATAAGGACTTCAG TGAGCATGAATTTGATCCAGACTCCTATAAGATTCCTTTTGTGATTCTGTCTTTGAAGACGTTTGCGCCCCAGGTTCATAGTCTTCTGCAGACACACGAGGGCACCGTGCCTTTATTAAG CTTTCCAGATTGTTATGCTGCTGAGTTTGGTGACCTGGAAGCAGTGCAGGAGAACCAAGGGGGTGTTCCCTTGGAGCACCTCATCACCTGTGTTCCGGGCGTAAACATTGCCACTGCGCAGAATGGCGTCAAAGTGGTCAAATGGATTCACAACAAGCCCCCGCCTCCAAACACGG ACCCTTGGCTCCTGCGTTCTAAAAGTCCTGTGGGCAACCCCCAGCTGATCCAGTTCAGCAGGGAAGTGATTGACCTGCTGAAGAGCCAGCCGTCCTGTGTCATCCCCATTAGCAATTTCATCCCGTCCTACCACCACCATTTTGCAAAGCAGTGTCGGGTATCAGACTATGGATATTCTAAGCTGATAGAATTATTGGAAGCCGTGCCTCATGTGTTGCAG ATTCTCGGAATGGGCTCCAAACGTTTGTTGACCCTTACCCACAGAGCCCAGGTGAAGCGCTTTACTCAGGATTTACTAAAACTTCTCAAATCCCAAGCCAGCAAACAGGTCATTGTGAGGGAGTTCTCACAAGCTTATCATTG GTGTTTCTCAAAAGACTGGGATGTCACCGAATATGGTGTTTGTGAGTTGATCGATATCGTGTCAGAGATCCCAGACACAACCATCTGCTTGTCCCAACAAGATAACGAAATGGTGATTTGTATCCCTAAGAGAG agcgtACCCAGGATGAAATAGAAAGGACAAAACAGTTCTCCAAGGATGTTGTTGATTTGCTGCGGCACCAACCACACTTCCGGATGCCCTTTAACAAATTTATCCCTTCCTACCACCACCACTTTGGCCGGCAGTGCAAACTCGCGTACTACGGGTTTACCAAACTACTTGAACTTTTTGAAGCCATACCTGATATTTTACAA GTATTGGAATGTGGGGAAGAAAAAATCCTCACTTTGACAGAGGTGGAACGATTCAAAGCGCTGGCTGCCCAGTTTGTCAAACTCCTGCGGTCCCAAAAAGATAACTGCCTTATGATGACGGATCTGCTCACAGAATATGCTAAAACTTTTGGTTACACATTTCGTCTCCAAGACTATGATGTCAGTTCAATTTCAGCTTTAACTCAGAAACTCTGCCATGTGGTAAAG ATTGCTGACATGGAGTCAGGCAAACAGATTCAGCTGATCAACCGCAAGTCCCTGCGCGCCCTCACCGCTCAGCTGCTGGTGTTGCTGATGTCTTGGGAAGGAACAGCCCACCTTTCTGTCGATGAGCTCAAGAGACATTATGAAACTACCCATAGCGTTCCCCTCAACCCCTGTGAATATGGATTCATGACCTTGACCGAACTTCTGAAGAGTCTGCCCTACCTAGTGGAG GTTTTCACTAACGAAAAGACAGAGGAGTGTGTAAAGCTCACTAGCCTGTATTTGTTTGCCAAGAACGTGCGGTCTTTACTTCATACTTACCACTACCAGCAGCTTTTTCTCCATGAGTTTTCCATGGCCTATACCAAGTATGTCGGAGAAACACTGCAACCCAAGACCTATGGCTACAGTAGCGTGGAGGAGCTCTTGGGAGCAATCCCTCAG GTGGTCTGGATAAAAGGACATGGTCATAAGAGAATTGTAGTGttaaaaaatgacatgaaaa GTCGTTTGAGTTCACTTGGGcttgcccccacccaccctgaaAACCAGCCCTCAGCCACAGAGCACATCCCAGCGGTGCCTGAATCTGGCATAGCTGTGGAACTTGAACTTGGAGCAGGCAGCGATG GGCCCCACCAGACAGATCAGGAGCTTCTCCGCCTGACCAACGACTCCCCTGTGGACCTTCTCTGTGCACCCGTCCCTTCGTGCCTGCCGTCCCCTCAGCTGAGACCAGATCCTGTCATCCTCCAATCTGCTGATCTCATTCAGTTTGAGGAACATCCTCCAGAGCCTCCTG AAATTATGAGTttaaaccaagaagaaaaaattgaaattccAGTACCAGTAAAGAACCACAACCCAGCCTCGGACTCCGGCTCCTCCGGCATCTCAGCAGCTGTCCCAgtgcctccctgcccctcctcagaAACCTCAGAGTCACTGCCCAGCAAGGACCCCGTGGAGAGCCCAGCCAAAAAGCAACccaaaaatagagtaaaattgGCAGCCAATTTTTCCTTTGCACCTATAACCAAGCTTTGA
- the MARF1 gene encoding meiosis regulator and mRNA stability factor 1 isoform X5, which translates to MMEGSGTEDSCSRTPGWLQQNNDAKPWLWKFSNCFSRPEQTLPLSPQTKDYMENKKVAVELKDVPSPLHAGSKLFPAVPLPDIHSLQQPKIQLSPVPKVSCCAHCPNEPSTSPMHFGGGGGGGSGGTGSLIHPGALLDSQSTRTITCQVGSGFAFQSASSLQNASARNNLAGIASDFPSMCLESNLSACKHLPCCGKLHFQSCHGNVHKLHQFPALQGCASAAYFPCSDFTSGAPGHLEEHISQSELTPHLCTNSLHLNVVPPVCLKGSLYCEDCLNKPARNSIIDAAKVWPNIPPPNTQTAPVTIPLCNGCGTKGTGKETTLLLATSLGKASSKFGSPEVALAGQVLENLPPIGVFWDIENCSVPSGRSATAVVQRIREKFFKGHREAEFICVCDISKENKEVIQELNNCQVTVAHINATAKNAADDKLRQSLRRFANTHTAPATVVLVSTDVNFALELSDLRHRHGFHIILVHKNQASEALLHHANELIRFEEFISDLPPRLPLKMPCHTLLYVYNLPANKDGKSISNRLRRLSDNCGGKVLSITGCSAILRFINQDSAERAQKRMENEDVFGNRIIVSFTPKTRELCETKSSSAIADKAKSPKKLKNPKLCLIKDTSEQSSSAKATPGKGSQANSGSATKNTNVKSLQELCRMESKTGTRNSDSQQGNPRLAAPPHRSLSATAPVPKNSGTAESAYKTNPKKENLCARSVTSSPVEKKDKEETPFQVSYPSAFSKLITSRQVSPLLSAQSWSSRRSMSPNLLNRASPLAFNIANPSIGADSSDPFANGADIQISNIDYRLSRKELQQLMQEAFSRHGKVKSVELSPHTDYQLKAVVQMENLQEAISAVNSLHRYKIGSKKILVSLATGAANKSLSLLSAETMSILQDAPACCLPLFKFTDIYEKKFGHKLNVSDLYKLTDTVAIREQGNGRLVCLLPSSQARQSPLGSSQSHDGSSTNCSPIIFEELEYHEPVCRQHCSNKDFSEHEFDPDSYKIPFVILSLKTFAPQVHSLLQTHEGTVPLLSFPDCYAAEFGDLEAVQENQGGVPLEHLITCVPGVNIATAQNGVKVVKWIHNKPPPPNTDPWLLRSKSPVGNPQLIQFSREVIDLLKSQPSCVIPISNFIPSYHHHFAKQCRVSDYGYSKLIELLEAVPHVLQILGMGSKRLLTLTHRAQVKRFTQDLLKLLKSQASKQVIVREFSQAYHWCFSKDWDVTEYGVCELIDIVSEIPDTTICLSQQDNEMVICIPKRERTQDEIERTKQFSKDVVDLLRHQPHFRMPFNKFIPSYHHHFGRQCKLAYYGFTKLLELFEAIPDILQVLECGEEKILTLTEVERFKALAAQFVKLLRSQKDNCLMMTDLLTEYAKTFGYTFRLQDYDVSSISALTQKLCHVVKIADMESGKQIQLINRKSLRALTAQLLVLLMSWEGTAHLSVDELKRHYETTHSVPLNPCEYGFMTLTELLKSLPYLVEVFTNEKTEECVKLTSLYLFAKNVRSLLHTYHYQQLFLHEFSMAYTKYVGETLQPKTYGYSSVEELLGAIPQVVWIKGHGHKRIVVLKNDMKSRLSSLGLAPTHPENQPSATEHIPAVPESGIAVELELGAGSDGPHQTDQELLRLTNDSPVDLLCAPVPSCLPSPQLRPDPVILQSADLIQFEEHPPEPPEIMSLNQEEKIEIPVPVKNHNPASDSGSSGISAAVPVPPCPSSETSESLPSKDPVESPAKKQPKNRVKLAANFSFAPITKL; encoded by the exons AAAGATTACATGGAGAACAAGAAAGTTGCTGTGGAATTAAAGGATGTGCCATCTCCCCTTCATGCTGGCTCTAAACTTtttccagcagtcccacttccaGATATCCATTCTCTTCAGCAACCTAAAATACAGCTTTCACCTGTCCCCAAAGTAAGCTGCTGTGCTCATTGCCCTAATGAACCCTCCACGTCGCCAATGCATtttggtggtggcggtggtggcggGAGCGGAGGTACCGGTAGCTTGATTCACCCGGGCGCACTGTTAGACTCGCAGAGCACCAGGACCATCACGTGTCAGGTAGGGTCAGGGTTCGCTTTCCAGTCTGCGTCTTCGCTCCAGAATGCCTCAGCTAGGAACAATTTGGCCGGCATTGCAAGTGACTTTCCCAGCATGTGTCTCGAAAGTAATCTCTCTGCCTGCAAACACCTGCCCTGTTGCGGAAAGCTTCATTTCCAGTCATGCCATGGTAATGTGCACAAGCTGCATCAGTTCCCGGCTCTCCAGGGCTGCGCCTCTGCTGCCTATTTCCCCTGTTCTGATTTCACAAGCGGGGCTCCAGGGCATTTGGAAGAGCACATTTCACAGTCGGAGCTAACGCCTCACTTGTGCACCAATTCTTTGCACCTAAATGTGGTACCTCCGGTTTGTTTAAAGGGCTCACTTTACTGCGAAGACTGTCTAAACAAG ccGGCAAGAAATAGTATAATTGATGCTGCTAAAGTCTGGCCAAATATACCACCTCCAAATACTCAAACTGCACCTGTTACTATTCCTCTGTGTAATGGCTGTGGAACCAAAGGAACAGGGAAGGAGACCACGTTGTTATTGGCGACCAGTCTAGGCAAAGCTTCTTCGAAATTTG GGTCACCAGAAGTTGCGCTAGCCGGACAGGTGCTGGAAAACTTACCCCCGATTGGAGTTTTTTGGGATATTGAAAACTGTTCCGTTCCCTCTGGCCGCTCAGCTACTGCTGTTGTACAGAGAATCCGTGAGAAGTTTTTTAAAGGCCACAGAGAAGCCGAATTCATCTGTGTGTGTGACattagtaaagaaaacaaagaagttatTCAAGAGCTGAATAATTGCcag GTAACTGTTGCCCACATCAACGCTACCGCAAAGAATGCGGCTGACGATAAGCTCCGCCAGAGTCTCCGAAGATTCGCAAACACGCACACTGCTCCAGCCACTGTGGTTCTTGTGTCGA CTGATGTCAATTTTGCATTGGAACTCAGTGACCTGAGACACAGGCATGGTTTCCACATAATTTTGGTCCATAAAAACCAGGCCTCAGAAGCGCTGCTGCATCATGCTAATGAGCTGATCAGATTCGAAGAGTTCATTTCCGACCTGCCCCCCAGGTTACCACTAAAAATGCCA TGCCACACTCTGCTCTATGTTTATAACCTACCAGCAAATAAAGATGGCAAGAGCATCAGCAACAGGCTCAGGCGCCTGTCTGATAATTGTGGTGGGAAAGTGCTGAGTATCACAGGCTGCAGTGCGATTCTCCGCTTCATAAACCAAGATAGTGCGGAACGGGCTCAGAAGCGAATGGAAAATGAAGATGTCTTTGGTAATAGGATCATTGTGTCATTTACTCCAAAAACTAGAGAACTCTGTGAGACAAAGAGTTCCAGTGCAATTGCCGATAAAGCGAAGTCTCCCAAAAAACTTAAGAATCCAAAATTGTGCCTCATCAAAGATACAAGTGAACAATCTTCCAGTGCCAAAGCCACGCCTGGAAAAGGGTCGCAGGCAAATTCTGGATCTGCtacaaaaaacacaaatgttaAAAGTTTACAG GAGCTGTGCCGCATGGAGTCGAAGACCGGCACTAGAAACAGTGACTCCCAGCAAGGTAACCCGAGGCTGGCGGCACCTCCTCACAGAAGCTTGAGTGCCACAGCACCGGTGCCCAAAAACTCGGGGACAGCAGAATCTGCTTACAAAACCAATCCAAA AAAAGAGAACCTCTGTGCCCGAAGTGTCACCAGTTCTCCCgtagagaaaaaagacaaagaggagacCCCATTCCAAGTGAGTTACCCATCGGCTTTTAGCAAGTTGATCACATCAAGGCAAGTCAGTCCTCTGCTCTCCGCACAGTCGTGGTCCTCTCG CAGGAGTATGTCTCCAAACCTTTTAAACAGAGCGTCCCCACTTGCTTTCAACATTGCAAATCCGAGCATTGGTGCCGACAGCTCAGACCCGTTTGCAAATGGCGCTGACATCCAGATCAGCAACATTGACTACAGATTGTCCCGGAAGGAGCTGCAGCAGCTCATGCAGGAAGCGTTTTCCAGGCACGGCAAG GTGAAGAGTGTTGAGCTCAGCCCCCATACAGATTATCAGCTCAAGGCTGTTGTTCAGATGGAGAACTTACAAGAAGCAATCAGTGCGGTGAATAGCCTCCACAGATACAAAATTGGCAGCAAGAAGATCCTGGTCTCACTTGCCACAGGAGCTGCTAATAAATCACTCTCTTTACTGAG TGCAGAAACAATGTCTATTCTTCAGGATGCTCCTGCCTGCTGTctgcctctttttaaatttacagatatctatgaaaaaaa GTTTGGACACAAGTTGAATGTGTCagatttatataaattaacaGACACAGTCGCAATCCGTGAACAAGGGAATGGCAGACTGGTGTGTCTCCTACCCAGCAGTCAGGCCCGGCAGAGCCCCTTGGGGTCTTCCCAGTCGCATGACGGCTCTTCGACGAATTGCAGCCCAATTATATTTGAAGAGTTAGAGTATCACGAGCCTGTCTGCAGACAGCATTGTTCCAATAAGGACTTCAG TGAGCATGAATTTGATCCAGACTCCTATAAGATTCCTTTTGTGATTCTGTCTTTGAAGACGTTTGCGCCCCAGGTTCATAGTCTTCTGCAGACACACGAGGGCACCGTGCCTTTATTAAG CTTTCCAGATTGTTATGCTGCTGAGTTTGGTGACCTGGAAGCAGTGCAGGAGAACCAAGGGGGTGTTCCCTTGGAGCACCTCATCACCTGTGTTCCGGGCGTAAACATTGCCACTGCGCAGAATGGCGTCAAAGTGGTCAAATGGATTCACAACAAGCCCCCGCCTCCAAACACGG ACCCTTGGCTCCTGCGTTCTAAAAGTCCTGTGGGCAACCCCCAGCTGATCCAGTTCAGCAGGGAAGTGATTGACCTGCTGAAGAGCCAGCCGTCCTGTGTCATCCCCATTAGCAATTTCATCCCGTCCTACCACCACCATTTTGCAAAGCAGTGTCGGGTATCAGACTATGGATATTCTAAGCTGATAGAATTATTGGAAGCCGTGCCTCATGTGTTGCAG ATTCTCGGAATGGGCTCCAAACGTTTGTTGACCCTTACCCACAGAGCCCAGGTGAAGCGCTTTACTCAGGATTTACTAAAACTTCTCAAATCCCAAGCCAGCAAACAGGTCATTGTGAGGGAGTTCTCACAAGCTTATCATTG GTGTTTCTCAAAAGACTGGGATGTCACCGAATATGGTGTTTGTGAGTTGATCGATATCGTGTCAGAGATCCCAGACACAACCATCTGCTTGTCCCAACAAGATAACGAAATGGTGATTTGTATCCCTAAGAGAG agcgtACCCAGGATGAAATAGAAAGGACAAAACAGTTCTCCAAGGATGTTGTTGATTTGCTGCGGCACCAACCACACTTCCGGATGCCCTTTAACAAATTTATCCCTTCCTACCACCACCACTTTGGCCGGCAGTGCAAACTCGCGTACTACGGGTTTACCAAACTACTTGAACTTTTTGAAGCCATACCTGATATTTTACAA GTATTGGAATGTGGGGAAGAAAAAATCCTCACTTTGACAGAGGTGGAACGATTCAAAGCGCTGGCTGCCCAGTTTGTCAAACTCCTGCGGTCCCAAAAAGATAACTGCCTTATGATGACGGATCTGCTCACAGAATATGCTAAAACTTTTGGTTACACATTTCGTCTCCAAGACTATGATGTCAGTTCAATTTCAGCTTTAACTCAGAAACTCTGCCATGTGGTAAAG ATTGCTGACATGGAGTCAGGCAAACAGATTCAGCTGATCAACCGCAAGTCCCTGCGCGCCCTCACCGCTCAGCTGCTGGTGTTGCTGATGTCTTGGGAAGGAACAGCCCACCTTTCTGTCGATGAGCTCAAGAGACATTATGAAACTACCCATAGCGTTCCCCTCAACCCCTGTGAATATGGATTCATGACCTTGACCGAACTTCTGAAGAGTCTGCCCTACCTAGTGGAG GTTTTCACTAACGAAAAGACAGAGGAGTGTGTAAAGCTCACTAGCCTGTATTTGTTTGCCAAGAACGTGCGGTCTTTACTTCATACTTACCACTACCAGCAGCTTTTTCTCCATGAGTTTTCCATGGCCTATACCAAGTATGTCGGAGAAACACTGCAACCCAAGACCTATGGCTACAGTAGCGTGGAGGAGCTCTTGGGAGCAATCCCTCAG GTGGTCTGGATAAAAGGACATGGTCATAAGAGAATTGTAGTGttaaaaaatgacatgaaaa GTCGTTTGAGTTCACTTGGGcttgcccccacccaccctgaaAACCAGCCCTCAGCCACAGAGCACATCCCAGCGGTGCCTGAATCTGGCATAGCTGTGGAACTTGAACTTGGAGCAGGCAGCGATG GGCCCCACCAGACAGATCAGGAGCTTCTCCGCCTGACCAACGACTCCCCTGTGGACCTTCTCTGTGCACCCGTCCCTTCGTGCCTGCCGTCCCCTCAGCTGAGACCAGATCCTGTCATCCTCCAATCTGCTGATCTCATTCAGTTTGAGGAACATCCTCCAGAGCCTCCTG AAATTATGAGTttaaaccaagaagaaaaaattgaaattccAGTACCAGTAAAGAACCACAACCCAGCCTCGGACTCCGGCTCCTCCGGCATCTCAGCAGCTGTCCCAgtgcctccctgcccctcctcagaAACCTCAGAGTCACTGCCCAGCAAGGACCCCGTGGAGAGCCCAGCCAAAAAGCAACccaaaaatagagtaaaattgGCAGCCAATTTTTCCTTTGCACCTATAACCAAGCTTTGA